The Mesorhizobium sp. M3A.F.Ca.ET.080.04.2.1 genome contains the following window.
GCCGGGCAGCACGGCGTTGCAGCGGATGCGGTTGCGCCGATGGGAACTCGCGACATTCTTGGTCAAGGTCATCAGCGCGCCCTTGCTGGTCGAATAGGCCGTCAGAAAGGACTGGCCGGCATGGGCAGACATCGACAGCACGTTGACGATCGAGCCCGGCGCCTTGCGCTCGAGAAGATGCGCGACCAGGCCCTGCATCAGGAAAAAGGGGCCGCGCACATTGGTGTCGAATATCTGGTCGAAAAGCTCCTCTGTGGTCTCGACCAGCGAGCCGCGCGCCGAGGTGGCGGCGGCGTTGACGAGCGCATTGACGGTGCCGAAATGCGCGAGCGCCATGGCGACGGCGCGCTTGCAGTTGGCGACCTTGGCGACGTCGGCGCTGATGAAGATGGCGTC
Protein-coding sequences here:
- a CDS encoding SDR family oxidoreductase; this encodes MSGLAGRNSETRAIVTGGAQGVGFAVAEALADEGCRALALVGRSQEKGDKAVAALKKKGVDAIFISADVAKVANCKRAVAMALAHFGTVNALVNAAATSARGSLVETTEELFDQIFDTNVRGPFFLMQGLVAHLLERKAPGSIVNVLSMSAHAGQSFLTAYSTSKGALMTLTKNVASSHRRNRIRCNAVLPGWMDTEGEDIVQKKWHDAPDDWLAKAEAAQPMGQLVKPAQLARLITYMLSPQAGVMTGSLVDYDQNIAGVIGE